From Zalophus californianus isolate mZalCal1 chromosome 16, mZalCal1.pri.v2, whole genome shotgun sequence, one genomic window encodes:
- the KRT33A gene encoding keratin, type I cuticular Ha3-I, with protein MPYNCCLPNLSCRSTCSSRPCVPPSCHTCTLPGACNIPANVGNCGWFCEGSFNGSEKETMQFLNDRLASYLEKVRQLERENAELESRIREWCQQQVPFVCPSYQSYFRTIEELQQKILCSKAENARLVVQIDNAKLASDDFRTKYEMELGLRQLVESDINGLRRILDELTLCKADLEAQVESLKEELLCLKQNHEQEVNTLRCQIGDRLNVEVDAAPTVDLNRVLNETRSQYEALVETNRRDVEEWFTTQTEELNKQVVSSSEQLQSCQAEIIELRRTVNALEIELQAQHNLRDSLENTLTETEARYSSQLGQVQCMISNVESQLAEIRCDLERQNQEYQVLLDVKARLECEINTYRGLLESEDCKLPCNPCATTNACEKPIGPCVSNPCAQRARCGPCNTFIR; from the exons ATGCCTTACAACTGCTGTCTGCCCAACCTGAGTTGCCGCTCCACCTGCTCCTCCCGGCCCTGCGTGCCCCCCAGCTGCCACACCTGCACCCTGCCCGGGGCCTGCAACATCCCCGCCAATGTGGGCAACTGTGGCTGGTTCTGCGAGGGCTCCTTCAATGGCAGCGAGAAGGAGACCATGCAGTTCCTGAACGACCGCCTGGCCAGCTACCTGGAGAAGGTGCGCCAGCTGGAGCGGGAGAATGCAGAGCTGGAGAGCCGCATCCGGGAGTGGTGCCAGCAGCAGGTGCCCTTCGTGTGCCCCAGCTACCAGTCCTACTTCCGGACCATCGAGGAGCTCCAGCAAAAG ATCTTGTGCAGCAAGGCCGAGAATGCCAGGCTGGTGGTGCAGATTGACAATGCCAAGCTGGCCTCAGATGACTTCAGGACCAA GTATGAGATGGAGCTGGGCTTGCGGCAGCTGGTGGAGTCAGACATCAATGGCCTGCGCCGGATCCTGGATGAGCTGACCCTGTGCAAGGCCGACCTGGAGGCCCAGGTGGAGTCCCTGAAGGAGGAGCTTCTGTGCCTCAAGCAGAACCACGAGCAG gaaGTCAACACCCTGCGCTGCCAGATTGGAGACCGCCTCAACGTGGAGGTGGACGCAGCCCCCACTGTGGACCTGAACCGTGTGCTCAACGAGACCAGGAGTCAGTATGAGGCCCTGGTGGAGACCAACCGCAGGGACGTGGAGGAATGGTTCACCACCCAG ACCGAGGAGCTGAACAAGCAAGTGGTGTCCAGCTCGGAGCAGCTGCAGTCCTGCCAGGCGGAGATCATCGAGCTGAGACGCACGGTCAATGCCCTGGAGATTGAGCTGCAGGCCCAGCACAACCTG AGGGACTCCCTGGAGAACACGCTGACGGAGACGGAGGCGCGCTACAGCTCCCAGCTGGGCCAGGTGCAGTGCATGATCAGCAACGTGGAGTCCCAGCTGGCTGAGATCAGGTGTGACCTGGAGCGGCAGAACCAGGAGTACCAGGTGCTGTTGGACGTCAAGGCCCGGCTGGAGTGTGAGATCAACACGTACCGGGGCCTGCTGGAGAGCGAGGACTGCAA GCTCCCCTGCAACCCATGTGCTACAACCAATGCATGTGAGAAGCCCATTGGGCCTTGTGTCTCCAATCCTTGTGCCCAACGTGCCCGGTGCGGACCTTGCAACACCTTTATTCGCTAG